Proteins from a genomic interval of Pseudomonas anuradhapurensis:
- the recD gene encoding exodeoxyribonuclease V subunit alpha: MSRSLVDLLPTPLQAEHLLALKPRDDSADLLQLLDRWVERGWLRALDRAFVSFLEERAPGSDPLLLLAAALASHQLGHGHVCLDLQQTLAEPDFALSLPPEGDALTGPLLLPSQLLANLDLHAWRQRIAASALVAAGDTPGQQARPLVLSGERLYLRRYWNYERRIDHILRQRLSQAEAAPADLPGRLAQLFDGGAPAGQVDWQKLACALATRAGFSIITGGPGTGKTTTVVRLLALLQAPAVEQGRPLRIRLAAPTGKAAARLTESIGQQVERLQVSAEVRGQIPTEVSTVHRLLGSRPGSRHFRHHAGNPLPLDVLVVDEASMIDLEMMANLLDALPPRARLVLLGDKDQLASVEAGAVLGDLCRDAEDGCYSPATQAWLEQVGGESLAGSGLKSGDEQRHPLAQQVVMLRFSRRFGEGSGIGQLARLVNRQEAYAARNLLAMPPPDVHSLALKQEHDRAFDRLLLDGLDRGSDGPQGYRSYLRTLGRYRPALDTAFDDPAWEQWAGRVLHSFEDFQLLCAVRRGAWGVEGLNERVARVLHNAGLIDSQQPWYEGRPVLVTRNDYGLGLMNGDIGIALRLPDERGEPLLRVAFPRNDGSGGVRFVLPSRLNEVETVFAMTVHKSQGSEFGHTALVLPDALNPVLTKELVYTGITRAKHCFSLIEPRQGIFEEAVARKVRRISGLMLEQV, from the coding sequence ATGAGCCGCAGCCTCGTCGACCTGTTGCCAACCCCGCTGCAGGCTGAGCATTTGCTGGCCCTGAAGCCACGAGACGACAGCGCTGACCTGCTGCAACTGCTCGACCGTTGGGTGGAGCGCGGCTGGTTGCGGGCCCTGGACCGCGCGTTCGTGTCGTTCCTGGAAGAACGCGCCCCCGGCAGCGATCCCTTGCTGTTGCTGGCTGCCGCCCTGGCCAGCCACCAGCTGGGCCATGGCCATGTCTGCCTCGACCTGCAGCAAACCCTGGCAGAGCCTGACTTTGCGCTGTCGTTACCGCCCGAAGGCGATGCCTTGACCGGCCCCTTGCTGCTGCCCTCGCAATTGTTGGCCAACCTCGACCTGCACGCCTGGCGCCAACGGATTGCCGCCAGCGCGCTGGTGGCTGCCGGCGATACCCCAGGGCAGCAAGCGCGACCGCTGGTGCTCAGCGGCGAGCGCCTGTACCTGCGCCGCTACTGGAATTACGAGCGGCGCATCGACCATATCCTGCGCCAGCGCCTGTCTCAGGCTGAAGCAGCACCGGCCGACCTGCCCGGCCGCCTGGCGCAACTGTTCGATGGGGGCGCGCCGGCAGGCCAGGTCGACTGGCAGAAACTCGCCTGCGCCCTGGCCACCCGCGCCGGCTTCAGCATCATCACCGGCGGCCCCGGTACCGGCAAGACGACCACCGTGGTACGCCTGTTGGCCTTGCTGCAGGCGCCAGCGGTTGAGCAGGGCAGGCCACTGCGCATTCGCCTGGCCGCGCCGACCGGCAAGGCGGCCGCGCGCCTGACCGAATCCATCGGCCAGCAAGTCGAGCGCCTGCAGGTCAGCGCCGAGGTGCGCGGGCAAATCCCTACCGAGGTCAGCACCGTGCACCGCCTGCTCGGCAGCCGACCAGGCTCGCGACACTTCCGTCACCATGCCGGCAACCCGTTGCCGTTGGACGTGCTGGTGGTCGACGAAGCCTCGATGATCGACCTGGAAATGATGGCCAACCTGCTCGATGCCCTGCCGCCACGGGCGCGCCTGGTGCTGCTGGGTGACAAGGACCAACTGGCCTCGGTCGAGGCCGGCGCGGTACTCGGCGACCTGTGCCGTGACGCCGAAGACGGCTGTTACTCGCCGGCGACCCAGGCATGGCTGGAGCAGGTCGGTGGCGAGTCGCTGGCCGGCAGCGGCCTCAAGAGCGGTGACGAGCAGCGCCATCCGCTGGCCCAGCAGGTGGTGATGTTGCGCTTCTCGCGGCGTTTCGGCGAGGGCAGCGGCATTGGCCAGCTGGCGCGGCTGGTAAACCGCCAGGAGGCGTACGCGGCGCGTAACCTGCTGGCCATGCCGCCACCCGACGTGCACAGCCTGGCCCTGAAACAAGAGCACGACCGCGCCTTCGATCGCCTGCTGCTCGACGGCCTCGACCGTGGCAGCGATGGCCCGCAAGGTTACCGCAGCTACCTGCGCACCCTCGGGCGCTACCGTCCGGCGCTGGATACCGCCTTCGATGACCCAGCATGGGAGCAATGGGCAGGCCGAGTGCTGCACAGCTTCGAGGACTTCCAGCTACTGTGCGCGGTACGCCGCGGGGCCTGGGGTGTCGAAGGCCTCAACGAGCGGGTGGCGCGGGTGCTGCACAATGCCGGGTTGATCGACAGCCAGCAGCCCTGGTACGAAGGGCGCCCGGTGCTGGTGACGCGCAACGATTACGGCCTGGGCCTGATGAACGGTGACATCGGTATTGCGCTGCGCCTGCCCGACGAGCGCGGCGAGCCCCTGCTGCGCGTGGCCTTCCCGCGTAACGACGGCAGTGGCGGGGTGCGCTTCGTCCTGCCCAGCCGGTTGAACGAGGTGGAAACGGTATTCGCCATGACCGTGCACAAGTCGCAGGGCTCGGAGTTCGGTCATACCGCCCTGGTGCTGCCGGATGCGCTGAACCCGGTGCTGACCAAGGAACTGGTATACACCGGTATCACCCGTGCC